A stretch of the Chanos chanos chromosome 1, fChaCha1.1, whole genome shotgun sequence genome encodes the following:
- the flot1a gene encoding flotillin-1a has product MRMFYTCGPNEAMVVSGLCRSPPLMVSGGMVFVIPCVQQIQRISLNTLTLNVKSDKVYTRHGVPISVTGIAQVKIQGQNKQMLAAACQMFLGKSEGEIAHIALETLEGHQRAIIAHLTVEEIYKDRKKFSEQVFKVASSDLVNMGISVVSYTLKDVHDDQDYLHSLGKARTAQVQKDARIGEALNKRDAVIREAHAMQEKVSAQYMNEIEMAKAQRDYELKKAAYDIEVNTKRAESEMAYQLQVAKTKQRIEEEKMQVQVVERTQQITLQEQEIARRERELEAKVKKPADAERYRLEKLAEAERLQLIMEAEAEAEAIRVRGEAEAYAVEAKGRAEAEQMAKKAEAFQQYKEGAMVDMLLEKLPLMAEEISKPLSAAQKVTMVSSGGSEVGAAKLTGEVLDIMTRLPDTIEKLTGVSISQVRPVPKHTHPSDTAVQSF; this is encoded by the exons ATGAGGATGTTTTACACGTGTGGTCCCAACGAGGCGATGGTGGTGTCGG gattATGCCGTTCTCCTCCTCTTATGGTCTCCGGTGGGATGGTCTTTGTGATTCCCTGTGTTCAGCAGATCCAGAG GATCTCGTTGAACACTCTGACTCTGAATGTGAAGAGTGATAAAGTGTACACCAGACACGGAGTCCCCATCTCTGTCACCGGCATTGCCCAG GTGAAGATCCAGGGCCAGAATAAGCAGATGTTGGCCGCAGCCTGTCAGATGTTTTTGGGCAAGTCAGAGGGCGAGATCGCCCATATCGCCCTAGAGACCCTGGAGGGACATCAGAGGGCAATCATCGCCCATCTgactgtagag GAGATCTATAAGGACCGTAAGAAGTTCTCTGAGCAGGTGTTTAAGGTGGCCTCTTCTGACCTGGTCAACATGGGTATTAGCGTGGTTAGCTACACGCTGAAAGATGTTCACGACGACCAG gattaCCTTCACTCCCTGGGGAAGGCCCGAACAGCCCAAGTTCAGAAAGATGCTCGTATTGGTGAAGCCCTGAACAAAAGAGACGCTGTAATCAGG gaaGCCCATGCGATGCAGGAGAAGGTGTCTGCTCAGTATATGAATGAGATTGAAATGGCCAAGGCTCAGAGAGATTACGAACTGAAGAAAGCTGCCTACGACATAGAGGTCAACACCAAAAGGGCGGAGTCTGAGATGGCCTATCAGCTGCAG GTGGCGAAGACGAAGCAGCGTatagaggaggagaagatgcAGGTGCAGGTGGTGGAGAGGACTCAGCAGATCACCCTTCAGGAACAGGAGATCGCGCGCAGGGAGAGGGAGCTGGAGGCAAAGGTCAAGAAACCCGCGGACGCCGAGCGCTACCGTCTGGAGAAGCTGGCCGAAGCCGAGCG tctccagttaatTATGGAGGCGGAGGCTGAGGCGGAGGCCATCAGG GTCAGAGGGGAGGCTGAGGCCTATGCTGTGGAGGCCAAAGGTCGTGCAGAGGCAGAGCAGATGGCTAAGAAAGCAGAGGCCTTCCAGCAGTACAAAGAGGGTGCCATGGTGGACATGCTACTGGAGAAACTGCCACtg ATGGCGGAGGAGATCAGTAAGCCACTCTCGGCCGCTCAGAAGGTTACTATGGTTTCCAGCGGAGGCTCAGAGGTGGGCGCGGCCAAACTGACTGGAGAAGTGCTGGACATTATGACTCGGCTGCCAGACACCATAGAGAAACTTACTGGAGTCAGCATCTCTCAGGTTAGACctgttccaaaacacacacac CCTTCTGACACAGCTGTGCAGAGTTTTTGA